One Manduca sexta isolate Smith_Timp_Sample1 chromosome 28, JHU_Msex_v1.0, whole genome shotgun sequence DNA window includes the following coding sequences:
- the LOC115456192 gene encoding anoctamin-4 isoform X2, with amino-acid sequence MENAQKPIEEITVKKVASRLGRVPRRRLEHLGTLGQTLETLDKQHQSVLDKVTFESERLRSSHSEASSRRNSDDGGRSRKEAFRSDGTSSEPPTANTTIHNAWGDLNSSTSTTRTELSGSDGIPDDLTFPQLSGTRRRSHESALPGTPLHDRPMWKSTDSLAPESAFGTSLADIMESPANRSVPFATDRKKIHLRDDIKSIRSDSSEERRPRLGWRFVRNVTSAAGAFAPKFKEASTALPGTPLPRFQSKPDSKGSDYPSKNDRKPSMPNYLNEKEENVGETSPEGLEPESLMFRDGRRRIDMVLAYEEEDYGVMTEAEAKKREHRRTFQDNLVKEGLELELENKCLSFDEKTWFLKIHIPWKTEMRLAEVIGMKLPCKRFISISVRAWSDEKQLEKDKRWYAKWKRRWKELYEYEHSRIEPEPSFYAATDHRGVKREEQFLVKDRHTQFSPAQRSLLVMQILYRAKYDNNETKMGIRRLLNDGTYLACFPLHEGRYDVDLSDGTVTDRRLLYLEWARPCKWYKKQPLWLVRRYFGEKIGLYFCWLGFYTKMLYAPAIVGTLCFLYGLASMDSNDNIPSKEICDPKGPGNTTLCPLCDKACQYQTLSDSCLFAKITYLFDNPATVFFAIFMSFWATTFLELWKRKQCILRWEWDLGGGVDQDEEPRPEFEASVKTFRTNPVTREKEPYLPAWQKNMRYVATSSAVLFMIAVVMGAVLGTIIYRISMVSVIYGGSGFFIQRHAKIFTAMTAALINLVIIMILTRIYAKVAVYLTNLENPRTQTEYEDSYTFKIFFFEFMNFYSSLIYIAFFKGRFYDYPGDDQARKSEFFKLKGDICDPAGCLSELCIQLAIIMIGKQVFNNFLELGYPKFHNWWRQRSHRAVTRDPSKPHMAWEQDYHLQDPGRLALFDEYLEMILQYGFVTLFVAAFPLAPLFALLNNIAEIRLDAYKMVTQARRPLAERVEDIGAWYGILRGITYAAVVSNAFVIAYTSDFIPRMVYKYVYSPDNTLAGYIDHSLSLFNTSDYREEWGADENEVDPPVCAYRGYRNPPNGPDPYGLSPHYWHVFAARLAFVVVFEHVVFGLTGLMQLFIPDVPTELRTQIQRETLLAKEAKYEHGRRRLSTEYRQLISQKSEPSGERSGAWTRRTSRVSDGLDAHVSVAQRPTSPTITQ; translated from the exons ATGGAAAATGCCCAAAAGCCGATTGAAGAAATAACAGTGAAAAAAGTCGCCAGTCGTCTAGGTCGCGTTCCTCGACGGAGGTTGGAACATTTGGGCACATTGGGCCAAACATTGGAAACATTGGACAAGCAACACCAATCTGTATTAGATAAAGTTACTTTCGAGAGTGAGAGGTTAAGAAGCAGTCATAGTGAAGCATCTTCTAGAAGGAATAGCGATGACGGTGGCAGAAGTAGAAAAGAGGCATTTAGATCGG ACGGCACCAGTTCAGAGCCGCCGACCGCCAACACAACCATCCACAACGCGTGGGGCGACCTGAACAGCTCCACCTCCACCACCAGGACAGAGCTGAGTGGGTCTGATGGGATTCCTGATGATCTG ACGTTTCCCCAGCTAAGCGGGACTCGCCGAAGAAGCCATGAGTCCGCCCTTCCCGGTACTCCACTGCACGACCGGCCCATGTGGAAGTCCACGGACAGCCTCGCGCCAGAATCGGCGTTTGGTACATCCCTGGCTGATATTATGGAGAGTCCGGCTAACAGG AGTGTACCATTTGCCACGGATCGGAAAAAG ATCCATCTTCGAGACGACATCAAGTCCATAAGATCCGACAGCTCTGAGGAACGAAGGCCGCGGCTGGGTTGGAGGTTTGTCAGAAACGTGACGTCAGCGGCGGGTGCCTTCGCTCCCAAGTTCAAGGAGGCATCTACCGCGCTACCGGGAACCCCCCTGCCTCGTTTTCAG TCCAAACCAGACAGCAAAGGGTCTGATTATCCAAGTAAGAATGACCGGAAACCGTCAATGCCAAACTACCTCAACGAGAAGGAAGAAAATGTGGGAGAAACAAGTCCAGAG GGTCTGGAACCAGAATCGCTGATGTTTCGCGACGGCAGACGAAGGATAGACATGGTGTTGGCCTACGAGGAGGAAGATTACGGAGTGATGACTGAGGCTGAAGCTAAGAAGAGGGAACATAGGAGAACATTCCAG GACAATCTAGTCAAAGAAGGTTTGGAGCTCGAATTAGAGAATAAATGCCTGTCGTTCGATGAGAAGACGTGGTTCCTCAAGATCCACATCCCTTGGAAGACTGAAATGCGGCTGGCGGAAGTGATAGGCATGAAGCTGCCATGCAAGAGGtttatatccatatccgtaagGGCATGG agcgATGAAAAGCAATTAGAAAAAGACAAAAGATGGTACGCGAAATGGAAACGGCGGTGGAAAGAACTATACGAGTATGAACACAGTAGAATCGAACCTGAGCCTTCGTTCTACGCCGCCACTGACCATAGGGGGGTGAAGAGAGAGGAACA GTTTTTAGTCAAAGACCGGCACACACAGTTTTCGCCAGCCCAAAGAAGTTTACTAGTCATGCAGATATTATATAGAGCTAAATATGACAACAACGAAACTAAG ATGGGTATCCGTAGGTTGTTAAATGATGGCACTTATTTGGCATGTTTCCCGCTGCACGAAGGGAGATACGACGTGGATTTATCTGATGGCACAGTCACGGATAGGAGG CTTCTGTACTTAGAATGGGCGCGTCCATGCAAATGGTACAAGAAGCAACCACTGTGGCTCGTCCGCCGCTACTTCGGCGAGAAGATCGGCTTGTACTTCTGCTGGCTGGGCTTCTACACTAAGATGTTATACGCACCCGCCATTGTGGGGACCTTGTGTTTCCTCTACGGGTTAGCTAGTATGGACTCCAATGATAATATACCTAG TAAAGAGATCTGCGATCCCAAAGGTCCCGGCAACACGACGTTATGTCCGCTATGCGACAAGGCGTGTCAGTACCAAACCCTGTCGGACTCCTGCCTCTTCGCGAAGATTACGTACTTGTTCGACAACCCTGCTACAGTGTTTTTTGCTATTTTCATGTCTTTTTGGG CTACTACATTCCTTGAATTATGGAAGCGGAAACAATGCATTTTGAGATGGGAGTGGGACTTAGGCGGTGGCGTCGATCAG GACGAAGAACCACGCCCAGAGTTCGAAGCGTCAGTGAAGACATTCCGTACGAACCCAGTGACTCGGGAAAAGGAGCCATACCTCCCGGCTTGGCAGAAGAACATGAGATACGTAGCCACGAGCTCTGCCGTGCTGTTCATG ATAGCAGTAGTAATGGGAGCGGTGTTGGGCACAATCATCTACAGGATATCCATGGTATCTGTTATCTACGGCGGGTCAGGGTTCTTCATACAGCGGCACGCGAAGATCTTTACCGCGATGACAGCTGCTCTCATCAACTTGGTCATCATCATGATTTTAACTAGG ATCTACGCCAAAGTAGCAGTGTACTTAACAAACTTGGAAAACCCGAGAACACAGACTGAATACGAAGATTCATacactttcaaaatatttttctttgagtTTATGAACTTCTACTCTTCGCTCATATACATAGCTTTCTTTAAG gGCCGTTTCTACGACTACCCGGGAGACGACCAGGCACGGAAGTCAGAATTTTTCAAACTGAAAGGCGATATTTGCGACCCTGCAGGCTGTCTATCAGAGCTGTGTATACAGCTGGCCATCATCATGATAGGGAAACAGGTGTTCAACAACTTCCTAGAGCTGGGATACCC AAAGTTCCACAATTGGTGGCGTCAGAGATCACACAGGGCGGTGACCAGGGACCCGAGTAAGCCACACATGGCGTGGGAGCAGGACTATCACCTCCAGGACCCTGGACGACTGGCGCTTTTCGACGAGTACTTGGAAATGA TCCTGCAATATGGCTTCGTCACACTCTTCGTAGCGGCGTTCCCGCTGGCTCCCTTGTTCGCGTTGCTAAATAACATCGCAGAGATACGCCTGGACGCGTACAAGATGGTCACGCAAGCGAGAAGACCGCTGGCGGAGCGAGTTGAAGATATCGGAGCTTG GTACGGTATACTCCGTGGCATCACATACGCGGCTGTAGTTTCCAAC GCGTTCGTGATCGCGTACACGAGCGACTTCATCCCCCGCATGGTGTATAAGTACGTGTACTCGCCGGACAACACGCTCGCCGGGTACATCGACCACTCGCTCTCGT TGTTCAACACGTCAGATTACCGGGAAGAATGGGGGGCGGATGAGAACGAGGTGGACCCCCCGGTGTGCGCGTACCGCGGGTACCGGAACCCCCCGAACGGACCCGACCCTTACGGCCTGTCTCCCCATTACTGGCACGTGTTCGCCGCGAGACTCgcttttgttgttgtttttgaa CACGTTGTCTTCGGCCTGACCGGCCTGATGCAGCTGTTCATCCCGGACGTCCCAACGGAACTCCGCACACAAATACAGAGGGAGACACTCCTCGCTAAGGAGGCTAAGTATGAACATGGCAGGCGACGCCTCTCCACCGAGTACCGACAACTGATCAGCCAGAAGAGCGAGCCCAGTGGAG AGCGCTCGGGCGCGTGGACGCGGCGAACGTCGCGCGTGTCTGACGGTTTGGATGCACACGTCTCTGTGGCACAACGACCGACGTCCCCAACCATCACACAATGa
- the LOC115456192 gene encoding anoctamin-4 isoform X1 has protein sequence MENAQKPIEEITVKKVASRLGRVPRRRLEHLGTLGQTLETLDKQHQSVLDKVTFESERLRSSHSEASSRRNSDDGGRSRKEAFRSVYDFTDGTSSEPPTANTTIHNAWGDLNSSTSTTRTELSGSDGIPDDLTFPQLSGTRRRSHESALPGTPLHDRPMWKSTDSLAPESAFGTSLADIMESPANRSVPFATDRKKIHLRDDIKSIRSDSSEERRPRLGWRFVRNVTSAAGAFAPKFKEASTALPGTPLPRFQSKPDSKGSDYPSKNDRKPSMPNYLNEKEENVGETSPEGLEPESLMFRDGRRRIDMVLAYEEEDYGVMTEAEAKKREHRRTFQDNLVKEGLELELENKCLSFDEKTWFLKIHIPWKTEMRLAEVIGMKLPCKRFISISVRAWSDEKQLEKDKRWYAKWKRRWKELYEYEHSRIEPEPSFYAATDHRGVKREEQFLVKDRHTQFSPAQRSLLVMQILYRAKYDNNETKMGIRRLLNDGTYLACFPLHEGRYDVDLSDGTVTDRRLLYLEWARPCKWYKKQPLWLVRRYFGEKIGLYFCWLGFYTKMLYAPAIVGTLCFLYGLASMDSNDNIPSKEICDPKGPGNTTLCPLCDKACQYQTLSDSCLFAKITYLFDNPATVFFAIFMSFWATTFLELWKRKQCILRWEWDLGGGVDQDEEPRPEFEASVKTFRTNPVTREKEPYLPAWQKNMRYVATSSAVLFMIAVVMGAVLGTIIYRISMVSVIYGGSGFFIQRHAKIFTAMTAALINLVIIMILTRIYAKVAVYLTNLENPRTQTEYEDSYTFKIFFFEFMNFYSSLIYIAFFKGRFYDYPGDDQARKSEFFKLKGDICDPAGCLSELCIQLAIIMIGKQVFNNFLELGYPKFHNWWRQRSHRAVTRDPSKPHMAWEQDYHLQDPGRLALFDEYLEMILQYGFVTLFVAAFPLAPLFALLNNIAEIRLDAYKMVTQARRPLAERVEDIGAWYGILRGITYAAVVSNAFVIAYTSDFIPRMVYKYVYSPDNTLAGYIDHSLSLFNTSDYREEWGADENEVDPPVCAYRGYRNPPNGPDPYGLSPHYWHVFAARLAFVVVFEHVVFGLTGLMQLFIPDVPTELRTQIQRETLLAKEAKYEHGRRRLSTEYRQLISQKSEPSGERSGAWTRRTSRVSDGLDAHVSVAQRPTSPTITQ, from the exons ATGGAAAATGCCCAAAAGCCGATTGAAGAAATAACAGTGAAAAAAGTCGCCAGTCGTCTAGGTCGCGTTCCTCGACGGAGGTTGGAACATTTGGGCACATTGGGCCAAACATTGGAAACATTGGACAAGCAACACCAATCTGTATTAGATAAAGTTACTTTCGAGAGTGAGAGGTTAAGAAGCAGTCATAGTGAAGCATCTTCTAGAAGGAATAGCGATGACGGTGGCAGAAGTAGAAAAGAGGCATTTAGATCGG TTTACGATTTTACAGACGGCACCAGTTCAGAGCCGCCGACCGCCAACACAACCATCCACAACGCGTGGGGCGACCTGAACAGCTCCACCTCCACCACCAGGACAGAGCTGAGTGGGTCTGATGGGATTCCTGATGATCTG ACGTTTCCCCAGCTAAGCGGGACTCGCCGAAGAAGCCATGAGTCCGCCCTTCCCGGTACTCCACTGCACGACCGGCCCATGTGGAAGTCCACGGACAGCCTCGCGCCAGAATCGGCGTTTGGTACATCCCTGGCTGATATTATGGAGAGTCCGGCTAACAGG AGTGTACCATTTGCCACGGATCGGAAAAAG ATCCATCTTCGAGACGACATCAAGTCCATAAGATCCGACAGCTCTGAGGAACGAAGGCCGCGGCTGGGTTGGAGGTTTGTCAGAAACGTGACGTCAGCGGCGGGTGCCTTCGCTCCCAAGTTCAAGGAGGCATCTACCGCGCTACCGGGAACCCCCCTGCCTCGTTTTCAG TCCAAACCAGACAGCAAAGGGTCTGATTATCCAAGTAAGAATGACCGGAAACCGTCAATGCCAAACTACCTCAACGAGAAGGAAGAAAATGTGGGAGAAACAAGTCCAGAG GGTCTGGAACCAGAATCGCTGATGTTTCGCGACGGCAGACGAAGGATAGACATGGTGTTGGCCTACGAGGAGGAAGATTACGGAGTGATGACTGAGGCTGAAGCTAAGAAGAGGGAACATAGGAGAACATTCCAG GACAATCTAGTCAAAGAAGGTTTGGAGCTCGAATTAGAGAATAAATGCCTGTCGTTCGATGAGAAGACGTGGTTCCTCAAGATCCACATCCCTTGGAAGACTGAAATGCGGCTGGCGGAAGTGATAGGCATGAAGCTGCCATGCAAGAGGtttatatccatatccgtaagGGCATGG agcgATGAAAAGCAATTAGAAAAAGACAAAAGATGGTACGCGAAATGGAAACGGCGGTGGAAAGAACTATACGAGTATGAACACAGTAGAATCGAACCTGAGCCTTCGTTCTACGCCGCCACTGACCATAGGGGGGTGAAGAGAGAGGAACA GTTTTTAGTCAAAGACCGGCACACACAGTTTTCGCCAGCCCAAAGAAGTTTACTAGTCATGCAGATATTATATAGAGCTAAATATGACAACAACGAAACTAAG ATGGGTATCCGTAGGTTGTTAAATGATGGCACTTATTTGGCATGTTTCCCGCTGCACGAAGGGAGATACGACGTGGATTTATCTGATGGCACAGTCACGGATAGGAGG CTTCTGTACTTAGAATGGGCGCGTCCATGCAAATGGTACAAGAAGCAACCACTGTGGCTCGTCCGCCGCTACTTCGGCGAGAAGATCGGCTTGTACTTCTGCTGGCTGGGCTTCTACACTAAGATGTTATACGCACCCGCCATTGTGGGGACCTTGTGTTTCCTCTACGGGTTAGCTAGTATGGACTCCAATGATAATATACCTAG TAAAGAGATCTGCGATCCCAAAGGTCCCGGCAACACGACGTTATGTCCGCTATGCGACAAGGCGTGTCAGTACCAAACCCTGTCGGACTCCTGCCTCTTCGCGAAGATTACGTACTTGTTCGACAACCCTGCTACAGTGTTTTTTGCTATTTTCATGTCTTTTTGGG CTACTACATTCCTTGAATTATGGAAGCGGAAACAATGCATTTTGAGATGGGAGTGGGACTTAGGCGGTGGCGTCGATCAG GACGAAGAACCACGCCCAGAGTTCGAAGCGTCAGTGAAGACATTCCGTACGAACCCAGTGACTCGGGAAAAGGAGCCATACCTCCCGGCTTGGCAGAAGAACATGAGATACGTAGCCACGAGCTCTGCCGTGCTGTTCATG ATAGCAGTAGTAATGGGAGCGGTGTTGGGCACAATCATCTACAGGATATCCATGGTATCTGTTATCTACGGCGGGTCAGGGTTCTTCATACAGCGGCACGCGAAGATCTTTACCGCGATGACAGCTGCTCTCATCAACTTGGTCATCATCATGATTTTAACTAGG ATCTACGCCAAAGTAGCAGTGTACTTAACAAACTTGGAAAACCCGAGAACACAGACTGAATACGAAGATTCATacactttcaaaatatttttctttgagtTTATGAACTTCTACTCTTCGCTCATATACATAGCTTTCTTTAAG gGCCGTTTCTACGACTACCCGGGAGACGACCAGGCACGGAAGTCAGAATTTTTCAAACTGAAAGGCGATATTTGCGACCCTGCAGGCTGTCTATCAGAGCTGTGTATACAGCTGGCCATCATCATGATAGGGAAACAGGTGTTCAACAACTTCCTAGAGCTGGGATACCC AAAGTTCCACAATTGGTGGCGTCAGAGATCACACAGGGCGGTGACCAGGGACCCGAGTAAGCCACACATGGCGTGGGAGCAGGACTATCACCTCCAGGACCCTGGACGACTGGCGCTTTTCGACGAGTACTTGGAAATGA TCCTGCAATATGGCTTCGTCACACTCTTCGTAGCGGCGTTCCCGCTGGCTCCCTTGTTCGCGTTGCTAAATAACATCGCAGAGATACGCCTGGACGCGTACAAGATGGTCACGCAAGCGAGAAGACCGCTGGCGGAGCGAGTTGAAGATATCGGAGCTTG GTACGGTATACTCCGTGGCATCACATACGCGGCTGTAGTTTCCAAC GCGTTCGTGATCGCGTACACGAGCGACTTCATCCCCCGCATGGTGTATAAGTACGTGTACTCGCCGGACAACACGCTCGCCGGGTACATCGACCACTCGCTCTCGT TGTTCAACACGTCAGATTACCGGGAAGAATGGGGGGCGGATGAGAACGAGGTGGACCCCCCGGTGTGCGCGTACCGCGGGTACCGGAACCCCCCGAACGGACCCGACCCTTACGGCCTGTCTCCCCATTACTGGCACGTGTTCGCCGCGAGACTCgcttttgttgttgtttttgaa CACGTTGTCTTCGGCCTGACCGGCCTGATGCAGCTGTTCATCCCGGACGTCCCAACGGAACTCCGCACACAAATACAGAGGGAGACACTCCTCGCTAAGGAGGCTAAGTATGAACATGGCAGGCGACGCCTCTCCACCGAGTACCGACAACTGATCAGCCAGAAGAGCGAGCCCAGTGGAG AGCGCTCGGGCGCGTGGACGCGGCGAACGTCGCGCGTGTCTGACGGTTTGGATGCACACGTCTCTGTGGCACAACGACCGACGTCCCCAACCATCACACAATGa
- the LOC115456192 gene encoding anoctamin-4 isoform X3 yields MENAQKPIEEITVKKVASRLGRVPRRRLEHLGTLGQTLETLDKQHQSVLDKVTFESERLRSSHSEASSRRNSDDGGRSRKEAFRSVYDFTDGTSSEPPTANTTIHNAWGDLNSSTSTTRTELSGSDGIPDDLTFPQLSGTRRRSHESALPGTPLHDRPMWKSTDSLAPESAFGTSLADIMESPANRIHLRDDIKSIRSDSSEERRPRLGWRFVRNVTSAAGAFAPKFKEASTALPGTPLPRFQSKPDSKGSDYPSKNDRKPSMPNYLNEKEENVGETSPEGLEPESLMFRDGRRRIDMVLAYEEEDYGVMTEAEAKKREHRRTFQDNLVKEGLELELENKCLSFDEKTWFLKIHIPWKTEMRLAEVIGMKLPCKRFISISVRAWSDEKQLEKDKRWYAKWKRRWKELYEYEHSRIEPEPSFYAATDHRGVKREEQFLVKDRHTQFSPAQRSLLVMQILYRAKYDNNETKMGIRRLLNDGTYLACFPLHEGRYDVDLSDGTVTDRRLLYLEWARPCKWYKKQPLWLVRRYFGEKIGLYFCWLGFYTKMLYAPAIVGTLCFLYGLASMDSNDNIPSKEICDPKGPGNTTLCPLCDKACQYQTLSDSCLFAKITYLFDNPATVFFAIFMSFWATTFLELWKRKQCILRWEWDLGGGVDQDEEPRPEFEASVKTFRTNPVTREKEPYLPAWQKNMRYVATSSAVLFMIAVVMGAVLGTIIYRISMVSVIYGGSGFFIQRHAKIFTAMTAALINLVIIMILTRIYAKVAVYLTNLENPRTQTEYEDSYTFKIFFFEFMNFYSSLIYIAFFKGRFYDYPGDDQARKSEFFKLKGDICDPAGCLSELCIQLAIIMIGKQVFNNFLELGYPKFHNWWRQRSHRAVTRDPSKPHMAWEQDYHLQDPGRLALFDEYLEMILQYGFVTLFVAAFPLAPLFALLNNIAEIRLDAYKMVTQARRPLAERVEDIGAWYGILRGITYAAVVSNAFVIAYTSDFIPRMVYKYVYSPDNTLAGYIDHSLSLFNTSDYREEWGADENEVDPPVCAYRGYRNPPNGPDPYGLSPHYWHVFAARLAFVVVFEHVVFGLTGLMQLFIPDVPTELRTQIQRETLLAKEAKYEHGRRRLSTEYRQLISQKSEPSGERSGAWTRRTSRVSDGLDAHVSVAQRPTSPTITQ; encoded by the exons ATGGAAAATGCCCAAAAGCCGATTGAAGAAATAACAGTGAAAAAAGTCGCCAGTCGTCTAGGTCGCGTTCCTCGACGGAGGTTGGAACATTTGGGCACATTGGGCCAAACATTGGAAACATTGGACAAGCAACACCAATCTGTATTAGATAAAGTTACTTTCGAGAGTGAGAGGTTAAGAAGCAGTCATAGTGAAGCATCTTCTAGAAGGAATAGCGATGACGGTGGCAGAAGTAGAAAAGAGGCATTTAGATCGG TTTACGATTTTACAGACGGCACCAGTTCAGAGCCGCCGACCGCCAACACAACCATCCACAACGCGTGGGGCGACCTGAACAGCTCCACCTCCACCACCAGGACAGAGCTGAGTGGGTCTGATGGGATTCCTGATGATCTG ACGTTTCCCCAGCTAAGCGGGACTCGCCGAAGAAGCCATGAGTCCGCCCTTCCCGGTACTCCACTGCACGACCGGCCCATGTGGAAGTCCACGGACAGCCTCGCGCCAGAATCGGCGTTTGGTACATCCCTGGCTGATATTATGGAGAGTCCGGCTAACAGG ATCCATCTTCGAGACGACATCAAGTCCATAAGATCCGACAGCTCTGAGGAACGAAGGCCGCGGCTGGGTTGGAGGTTTGTCAGAAACGTGACGTCAGCGGCGGGTGCCTTCGCTCCCAAGTTCAAGGAGGCATCTACCGCGCTACCGGGAACCCCCCTGCCTCGTTTTCAG TCCAAACCAGACAGCAAAGGGTCTGATTATCCAAGTAAGAATGACCGGAAACCGTCAATGCCAAACTACCTCAACGAGAAGGAAGAAAATGTGGGAGAAACAAGTCCAGAG GGTCTGGAACCAGAATCGCTGATGTTTCGCGACGGCAGACGAAGGATAGACATGGTGTTGGCCTACGAGGAGGAAGATTACGGAGTGATGACTGAGGCTGAAGCTAAGAAGAGGGAACATAGGAGAACATTCCAG GACAATCTAGTCAAAGAAGGTTTGGAGCTCGAATTAGAGAATAAATGCCTGTCGTTCGATGAGAAGACGTGGTTCCTCAAGATCCACATCCCTTGGAAGACTGAAATGCGGCTGGCGGAAGTGATAGGCATGAAGCTGCCATGCAAGAGGtttatatccatatccgtaagGGCATGG agcgATGAAAAGCAATTAGAAAAAGACAAAAGATGGTACGCGAAATGGAAACGGCGGTGGAAAGAACTATACGAGTATGAACACAGTAGAATCGAACCTGAGCCTTCGTTCTACGCCGCCACTGACCATAGGGGGGTGAAGAGAGAGGAACA GTTTTTAGTCAAAGACCGGCACACACAGTTTTCGCCAGCCCAAAGAAGTTTACTAGTCATGCAGATATTATATAGAGCTAAATATGACAACAACGAAACTAAG ATGGGTATCCGTAGGTTGTTAAATGATGGCACTTATTTGGCATGTTTCCCGCTGCACGAAGGGAGATACGACGTGGATTTATCTGATGGCACAGTCACGGATAGGAGG CTTCTGTACTTAGAATGGGCGCGTCCATGCAAATGGTACAAGAAGCAACCACTGTGGCTCGTCCGCCGCTACTTCGGCGAGAAGATCGGCTTGTACTTCTGCTGGCTGGGCTTCTACACTAAGATGTTATACGCACCCGCCATTGTGGGGACCTTGTGTTTCCTCTACGGGTTAGCTAGTATGGACTCCAATGATAATATACCTAG TAAAGAGATCTGCGATCCCAAAGGTCCCGGCAACACGACGTTATGTCCGCTATGCGACAAGGCGTGTCAGTACCAAACCCTGTCGGACTCCTGCCTCTTCGCGAAGATTACGTACTTGTTCGACAACCCTGCTACAGTGTTTTTTGCTATTTTCATGTCTTTTTGGG CTACTACATTCCTTGAATTATGGAAGCGGAAACAATGCATTTTGAGATGGGAGTGGGACTTAGGCGGTGGCGTCGATCAG GACGAAGAACCACGCCCAGAGTTCGAAGCGTCAGTGAAGACATTCCGTACGAACCCAGTGACTCGGGAAAAGGAGCCATACCTCCCGGCTTGGCAGAAGAACATGAGATACGTAGCCACGAGCTCTGCCGTGCTGTTCATG ATAGCAGTAGTAATGGGAGCGGTGTTGGGCACAATCATCTACAGGATATCCATGGTATCTGTTATCTACGGCGGGTCAGGGTTCTTCATACAGCGGCACGCGAAGATCTTTACCGCGATGACAGCTGCTCTCATCAACTTGGTCATCATCATGATTTTAACTAGG ATCTACGCCAAAGTAGCAGTGTACTTAACAAACTTGGAAAACCCGAGAACACAGACTGAATACGAAGATTCATacactttcaaaatatttttctttgagtTTATGAACTTCTACTCTTCGCTCATATACATAGCTTTCTTTAAG gGCCGTTTCTACGACTACCCGGGAGACGACCAGGCACGGAAGTCAGAATTTTTCAAACTGAAAGGCGATATTTGCGACCCTGCAGGCTGTCTATCAGAGCTGTGTATACAGCTGGCCATCATCATGATAGGGAAACAGGTGTTCAACAACTTCCTAGAGCTGGGATACCC AAAGTTCCACAATTGGTGGCGTCAGAGATCACACAGGGCGGTGACCAGGGACCCGAGTAAGCCACACATGGCGTGGGAGCAGGACTATCACCTCCAGGACCCTGGACGACTGGCGCTTTTCGACGAGTACTTGGAAATGA TCCTGCAATATGGCTTCGTCACACTCTTCGTAGCGGCGTTCCCGCTGGCTCCCTTGTTCGCGTTGCTAAATAACATCGCAGAGATACGCCTGGACGCGTACAAGATGGTCACGCAAGCGAGAAGACCGCTGGCGGAGCGAGTTGAAGATATCGGAGCTTG GTACGGTATACTCCGTGGCATCACATACGCGGCTGTAGTTTCCAAC GCGTTCGTGATCGCGTACACGAGCGACTTCATCCCCCGCATGGTGTATAAGTACGTGTACTCGCCGGACAACACGCTCGCCGGGTACATCGACCACTCGCTCTCGT TGTTCAACACGTCAGATTACCGGGAAGAATGGGGGGCGGATGAGAACGAGGTGGACCCCCCGGTGTGCGCGTACCGCGGGTACCGGAACCCCCCGAACGGACCCGACCCTTACGGCCTGTCTCCCCATTACTGGCACGTGTTCGCCGCGAGACTCgcttttgttgttgtttttgaa CACGTTGTCTTCGGCCTGACCGGCCTGATGCAGCTGTTCATCCCGGACGTCCCAACGGAACTCCGCACACAAATACAGAGGGAGACACTCCTCGCTAAGGAGGCTAAGTATGAACATGGCAGGCGACGCCTCTCCACCGAGTACCGACAACTGATCAGCCAGAAGAGCGAGCCCAGTGGAG AGCGCTCGGGCGCGTGGACGCGGCGAACGTCGCGCGTGTCTGACGGTTTGGATGCACACGTCTCTGTGGCACAACGACCGACGTCCCCAACCATCACACAATGa